The following nucleotide sequence is from Pseudomonas sessilinigenes.
GGAGCAAGAAGATGGATTCTCAAACGAAGCTTCCCATGCCCGAAACGTCCATGAAAAAGACTTGCAGATATTGGGCGACGATCTCGTCGACAGTTACCTATGGACTTCACATGCCGAGAGTCTTACGCAGGAGCCCACTGAGATCCTCCCTCTGTTCGGGCATCTCGGACGCTAAATCAACCCCGTCCAGTGGGCCTTCTGATCTCTCAGGAAAACGTGGTGAACACAGCGATTGCTTCTCTCCATTCTTGAATTCGATAGAAATACTAAGCACCGATATCCAAGCGGGATTGGAAAGTTTTTTACGAGGAAATGTATTGCCTACCGGGAAAATCTATAGCATCCGGAGTATCTAACCTGCCCGCGGTTTATTTCTATGAAAATTCTCTTTACTCAACATGTCACTCAATTAGCGAGTGACAGTTCGCGCCCTACAGGGGAAGCCTGCTCATGCAGTCAACTGCCAATTCAACGGTGAATCCAATGCGGTTGTTTAAACGCCCCCACCGGCTAGCACTCTTTTTTTCTTTTATCAGTACTGCCTTGCTCTTATGTAGTTGTGCAACCAAACATGTGGAGCAACTATCAGCCGATCCCAAAGTGCCGGCGCAATGGGAAGCGCCAATGCCTGATTCACGGCGGGCAACTGAGTTGAAGAATTGGTGGAAATCGCAAAATGAGCCGGAGCTTGTGACGCTAATTGAGGCCGCTAATGAAGTCAGCCCCAATATCGCAAGTGCATTAGCACGAATAGAACGGGCGAAGGCATCACAGGTGCAGGATCTATCATCTTTGCTGCCAGAATTAACAGCAACTATGTCGCGTAATAAGTCCTATTCTCCACTCGCTAATGGTGCCTACACTCAAACTCAAACAGGGGTTCAAGTCAGTTGGGCGCTGGACTTGGCCAAACTTAATGGTTCGCAACTAAGCAGTGGTCAAGCGGGACTAGAAAGTGCCGATGCACAATGGCATAACGCCCGCATTTTGGTTGCAGCAGAAGTAGCCGATCTTTATTACGCGTCACGTATTTGTCAGCGTCAGTCGGAACTCTATAACCGGGACGCGGAGTCTTATGAGCGCTCGGTTCAGATGATGCTGCGTTCTTTGCAAGCTGGCATGGCTGCAGATGGGGAACTGGCAGCAGAGCGATATAACGCAGCGCAGGTGATGGGGCAGTTGCAGAAGCAACAAGCTACTTGTGAGCTACAGATCAAGGGACTAGTAGCCTTGACCGGACAAAGCGAACCTAGTCTCCGACAACTGTTGCAACCCGCCTGGCAACGCCCTCTGTCATTAGCCTCATTCAGCGTGTCGGCAATACCAGCCCAGGCCCTGAGCCAGCGTCCCGACGTCTATGTGGCCGAGCTGGATGTCATACAAGCTCAGGCAAGGGTCATGCAAGCGCAAGCCAACCGCTTACCTCGTTTGAGCCTGGAGGGTTTCGTCGGGCGCAGCAGTATCGATGCTGGAGACGTCAGCGTTCGCAATGCCACTAGCTGGACCTTCGGACCCCTGGCGCTAAATCTTCCGATATTCGATGCCGGACGTCGGGCTGCTGACCAGCGGGCCGCCGAGGAAGATCTCAATGCCTCGATCAGTGCGTACCACGCACGGGTTCGCCTTGCAGTACGCGAAATCGAAGAAGCCTTAGTGCAACTCGACAGTGCCGACCAGCGCTTGTGCTACAGCCGCGTCGCTGCTGAACAAGCGGCTATTCGTCTGCAGTCGAGCGAGCGCTTGCTACAGGAAGGAATGCTCAGTCCGTTCGAGCTGGAGGAGCTCCGGCGCAAGGCGCGCGCGGCCGAGCAGGATTCGTTGGCCTTGGATCTGGAAGGTCGACGTGCCTGGACAACCCTCTACCGCGCTGTTGGCGGGGGCTTCGACCGCTCATCTATGAATACTGAATCTAAACCATGACCCAACCAACACCCTTGAACACCGAGGCCCGCATGCGACCTTCGCCTTTCTATGTCATTGCACTGGCGCTGACTCTTCCTCTGTTCATGACAGCCTGCGGGCCTACAGAACTACCAGCGGTTGCGGAGGCCAGTAAGCCCGCACTGACAGTCAGCCTTGCCACCCCGACCTTGCAACCGGTGAGCAATGTGATCAGCGCCAACGGTTCAGTTGCTGCGTGGCAAGAGGCAATTATTGGCCCAGAGATCAACGGATTGCGCGTAGAGGAAGTTTTGGTCCAAGTCGGAGACCGAGTGCGAAAGGGGCAACCCCTCGCAAGGTTTGCTCGCGATACGGTGGAGAACGATCGAATGCTGGCAGAGGCGGCCTTGCATGAGGCTAGCGCGGCGGCAGGAGAAGCACGCGCGGATGGCCAGCGGGCTCGTAACTTGGAGGATTCCGGCAACCTAAGCGCGCAACGTATTCAACAACTATTGACCCAGGAACAGACTACCCAGGCCCGCCTGGAAACCGCTCGGGCCCAGCTGGCGTTGCAGAAACTGCGCTTGAGCCAGACGGTACTGCGTGCTCCTGACGATGGAATCGTGGCTGCGCGCTCAGCAACCATCGGTTCGGTACCAGCCCAGGGTAATGAAATGTTCCGCTTGATTCGCCAGGGCCGCCTCGAATGGAGAGCGGAATTGGCTGCGCAACAATTAGAGCAGATTCGCCCAGGCCAAAAAGCCATGATCACCTCGCCTGGCGGCAGCACGTGGAGCGGTGTGGTACGTCTTGTTGCTCCGACTATCGATCCAAGCTCACGTCGGGGGATGGTTTATGTGGACATCGACAGCGCGAAAGCAGGGGAGGAGGGCTTTATCCCACCTGGGGCGTATGTCAGCGGTGAACTGATGACGGGGATACAACGAGCGATGATGGTGCCGCAGTCCGCTGTGGTGGCTCGTGATGGTTTTCACTTGGTATTTGTAGTGAGCAAGGACATGCAGGTCTCTGCACTGAAGGTTAGCGTTGGACGCATCTTCGGCGACCAACAGGAAGTCCTTTCAGGTCTTAAAGGAGCCGAGCGTATCGTCGCCAGCGGCGGGGCCTTTCTGAACAACGGTGACAGAGTTCGGCTAGCCAGTTCACCTGCCAACCCTGACCAGCATTGAGAGCCCCGACATGAATCTTTCGACCTGGTCTATCCGCAGTCCCATTCCTTCTATTCTGCTGTTCCTGATATTGAGTATTGCTGGTCTTTACGCCTTCCATGGAATGAAGGTACAGAACTTTCCGGATATGGATCTGCCGACCGTCTCGGTATCGGCGGCACTCCCGGGCGCGGCGCCACCGCAGTTGGAAACTGAGGTCGCACGTAAGTTGGAAGACTCGATTTCTTCCGTGCAAGGTCTGAAAAATCTACGTAGCACCATCCAAGATGGCATGGTGTCGATTTCCGCCGAGTTCCGCCTTGAAAAACCCGTGCAGGAAGCCGTGGACGATGTACGTTCGGCCGTGCAGCGTGTACGCGCGGACCTGCCGACAGACCTGCGCGATCCAATCGTTAGCAAGCTGAACATCATCGGTAGTCCGATCCTGGCGTTTTCTATCAGCTCTAGCAATATGGATGAAAGCGAGCTGTCCTGGTATGTGGACAACACCCTGTCGCGAAACTTGAGAGGGATCAGGGGAGTGGGCTCGGTGACCCGCGTTGGTGGGTTGAGCCGTGAAATCCAGGTTGAGCTTGATCCATTGAAGCTGGAAGCGATCGGTGTCACAGCGGCCGAAATTTCGCAGCAACTGCGCAATGTACAAACCGACGCTACGGGCGGTTTGGTCGATCTGGGTCATAGCAAACAGCCGTTGCGTCTCATGGCGCGAGTCAAAAGTGCTGATGAGCTGACAGCGGTGGAACTGTCGGCTCCGGGTGGGCAGCATTTTCGGCTCGGGGAGGTGGCAAGCATCAAGGATACCGTTGCCGAGCGTAACTCCCTGGCCTTGCTCGACGGTAAGCCTGTGGTCGGCTTCGAGATCGCTCGAGCCAAGGGGGCTGGCGAGGTAGAAGTAGGCGACGGGGTGCAGCAAGCAATAGCGCAATTGCGTCGTGAACGGCCCGACCTGCAGATCACTCAGGTCTTCGACTTCGTCCAGACTGCGCAGGATGAGTTCGATGCCTCCATGAGCATACTTTACGAAGGCGCGCTTCTGGCGATCCTCATCGTGTTCTTGTTTCTGCGGGATGTTCGCGCCACCCTGATTTCAGCTGCAGCCTTACCATTATCCGTACTGCCGGCATTCATCGTTATGGACATGATGGGGTTCTCGTTGAACGCAGTGACCCTGCTAGCTCTGTCGCTGGTAATCGGACTGCTGGTGGACGACGCCATTGTTGAAGTGGAGAACATTGAACGCCACATAACCTTGGGCAAGACACCGCTGCAAGCGGCCAAGGACGCAGCCTCGGAGATCGGCTTGGCTGTGGTAGCCACAACTTTCGCGCTGATAGCGGTGTTTCTGCCAACGGCTTTCATGGACGGTATCGCCGGCAGGTTCTTCAAGCAGTTTGGCTGGACAGCGGCTTTGGCAGTATTCGCGTCTCTGGTGGTGGCGCGCCTGCTGACCCCGATGATGGCAGCCTATCTGATGAAGGCTCATTCAAGGCCCCAGCGCGACCCATTCTGGATGCCAGCTTACTTGCGCATAAGCCAATGGGCTTTGGGCCATCGTTGGATCACCCTGTTCATGGCGGGTGGTTTTTTCGTCGGCTCGCTGATGTTGATTCCACTGTTGCCCCAAGGGTTCTTCCCTCCCGATGACAACTCTCAAACCCAAGTCACTTTGGAGCTGCCTCCTGGTGCCACGCTGGCTCAGACCCAGGCGAAGGCCGAAGATGCGCGTCGTCGCCTGGAATCGTTGCCCCACGTGCAGCGCATCTTCACCACCATCGGTGGTGGCTCTGCGGGAAGTACCTCAGGCGAGGAAAGCAAGCCCGAAATGCGTGTCGCCATGCTTACCGTGCTGCTCGACCCGCGTAAGGAACGGCCGAAGAAAAATGTAATTGAGGCCCAGATCCGTACACAGATGGCCGAGCTGGCCGGCGTGCGCAGCAAGGTGGGATTCGGCAATTCGGGTGAGAAGTACCAACTGGTGCTAGCAGGCGACGATCCTAGGTTGCTGGCTGAGGCAGCAGATACAGTACAGCAGGACCTGCGAAACCTTCCCGGCCTGGGCAACATCTCCTCCAATACGGGTCTGGTCCGTAATGAAATCATCTTGCGGCCGGACTTCGCCAAAGCCGCCGAGCTAGGGGTTACAGGGACTGCTATCGCCGATACGTTGCGGGTGGCGACTGTCGGTGACTATGACCAATTGCTGGCCAAGCTCAATCTGGAACAACGCCAGATACCTATCGTGGTCAAGTTATCGCGAGATGTGCGGGAGGATATGCGTCTCCTGGAACGCTTGACGGTTAGGGGAGCCAAGGGACCGGTGCTGCTCAACCAGGTGGTGCAACTTGAGCAAAATGGCGGTCCGGCACGCTTGAGCCGAATCAATCGTGCCCGCAGTGTCATCATCGATGTTGAACTCTCCGGGATGCCGCTGGGTGACCTAACCGCTCAGGTGGCGACGTTGCCTTCGATCCGCAATTTGCCTGGCGGCGTCCATCAGGTGACGCAGGGCGACGAAGAAATGATGCGCGAGTTGTTCACCGGTTTCGGCGTAGCCATGTTCAGCGGCGTATTGGCGATCTATGTAGTCCTGGTACTGCTGTTCAAGGATTTTTTTCAGCCTGTCACCATCCTTGCAGCGCTTCCCTTGTCGTTAGGCGGTGCCTTCGTCGGGTTGTTGCTGGCAGGTCAGGCGTTCTCGCTGTCCTCGCTCATCGGGTTGGTGATGTTGATGGGGATCGCTACCAAGAACTCCATTCTGTTGGTGGATTATGCAATCGAGGCTCGTCGCGGCCATCCCGGCCCGGATGGAGTGGCGACAGAGCAGCCCATGGGACGTACCGAGGCGTTGATCGACGCCTGCCACAAAAGGGCGCGCCCGGTCATCATGACCACTCTTGCTATGGGGGCAGGCATGCTACCGGTAGCCTTGGGCCTGGGCAGTGCCGACCCGAGCTTCCGCAGCCCAATGGCGGTCGCCGTCATTGGTGGATTGATTACCTCCACAGTACTGAGCCTGCTGGTAATTCCGGCCGTCTACACGATCATTGATGATCTACAGAGTTGGCTGCGCAAACTACCCACTATCCTCAGCAGTGAAAAAGTCAGCTTTAAAAAGAAAGCTGGTTTCGGTTTACTCGGGCTGGTCCTACTTTATTGGTTGGCTTTCCCTATCATTCCCTTCCTCGAGATACCGAATAAGATTGCCGTCATGTCGGTTCTGGTGGTGGTTGGCGAAGTTCTATTTCTTATTGCGATAGCGCTACTGGGGAAAGAATATTGGGAGCAAATTAAACAGTGGGCGCGCTCTAAGTTTCGTAAGCGCAAGCGCTAATTTAATTCCAGGCCAACTGTGATGGTTGAATTTCTTGCGCCATTAATTAACTTTTAATGCTTTTCATAAGTTGCCCGGCCCTCCTCAGTCAGGGGCGGCCGGCGGGAAGGTGTTGATGGAAAACTTGGGTTATCCATGCTTGGAAGACAGTTTATGAGAGCACGTCGTAAACATACCGATGATCTTAAAGTTTCACTACTTACCAAGCGATCGAAGTGGTGGCGGCGGACGAAGTGCTTTTGCGCTTGGCTTATAGCTATATTTATCTGTTTTTCCCTCATGGGACTGACGTCTCCGTGGGTATTGTGGGGGGTGGTGTTTAATATGATTAACTTTAGAGGGTCGTTTCTTATGAGTACTAGCTTGTTTCTATGAATCGCAGCTCCCCGAGCTTCAGCGGGAAATTAGTGTAAATTTTTTAATCTTATTTATGAAGTCCTAGGAGGCTTTATGAGAAATCTTGAGTTGTATGGCTTTTCAAAGGTTAATAAAGAGGCAAATGAAAGAGTCTTTTCTATTGGCCTACTAGACTCGGAAGGCGAGAAGGCGGCACGAATGATGGCATGGCAGTGTTTTGCTGAAGACCGTGTAAAAATAGATGATCGCAATGAGCTAACCGCAAAAATTGCTCGAATTAAATATGGTGAAGCTTTGGCTATTTTTGACGAAGCAGGGGTTGAAATGGATATAGATATCAATGATTTCACCTCATTTTTCTTCGATGAATTGATTGTGCTCAGTAGAAGGGTCACGCCGAAAAGTGTTCAGTATGCTTTTTATTTTTTGTTGGCACTTGGGGTGTTTGGAATTTATAAGCTCATTTTCTAGATCTTTAAGTCTTTTGTAACCTGATCGTTGCGGGATAACTGGCGGAGAAGAATAGTGGAGTTCCGCTGCGTACACTCAAAGTGTAGATTCGATGCTCTCAATAAAACCCTGAATCAGCGGAGAGGCTTGCTGCTTACGCCAAACAAAATGAATGTCACTCGAACCCAGGCCTTGAATGTGTTGGGCATAGAATCCTTTATGTGTAAGAGAAAATTGGTTGACGACACTTTCTGGCACACAGGCAAAACCCAACCCTGCTTCTATACAGGCAAAGATGTTGGGGTATGACTCGATTTCCAGAGCCACCCGTGGTTTGATATCGCAGGTCTCTAACCAATGGTCGACCTGACGGCGGTAATGGCAAGTGTGGCCAAATACGTAAAGCTCAAGATGTTCAAGTTCCTCCGTTGAAGGTGCCGAGAGCTTAGTTGGAGTGACTAGCAATAAGCGCTCACGGAATGCCAGGCGGCTAGCTAGCAATGGGTGCTCAATCGGGCCGTCAGTGAGTATAAGATCCATTTCCCCCTCCATTAGTAGACGCTCCAGTAGCATCGAGTGCTCTGGGCGAATGTGCAGTTCCACTGTTGGATTCTCGCGACGGTATCGTGAAAGACGTGGGGGCAGATGATTGGCCAGCGCTACGTCCAAAGCTCCCACTCGCAGCACACCATGTGGCTTTTCGCTGGAGAACAACGACTGGGTATCGGCAGTCATTGCCAGAATCTGCTTGGCATTGCGGTATAGCAAGCGCCCCTCAGGAGTCACTAGCAGGCGGTTCTTTTCTCTATTGAACAAGACAACGTCAAGCTGCCCCTCTAGCTCGCGTAGCCGCGTAGTAATGTTTGATGGTACGCAATGCAGCTGTGCTGCCGCTGCCGCAATGGTGCCATGCTCGACCACGGCACAGAAGAAGCTGAGTTGTGAGAGCTTCATATGATCTCTTTTTGTTAGCGTGTTGATGACTATTAGTTACTTTTAATAACTGACCTCCCAGCCTAGCATCCTTCCTGCGATCGCTCCCTATAATTCTTCAATCGGAATCAATCATGACTTATCACGTACTGGTGCAGTTCGATGTTCCTTCTGACAAGCGTGAGGCTTTTGTCAGTGCTGGGCTATTTGATGCCAACAGCTCATTAGAAAAGGAGCCGGGCACTCTTCGCTTCGAGGTGATTCGCGATCAGCACAACCGCAATCGCTTCTATTTGGATGAAGTATATGTCGATGAAGCTGCGTTTCTCCAACACTGCAAGAACGAAACGATTGCGCGATTCAACGAGTTGATAGACGACTATGCCTTGGGTCCGGTATTTCTATTTAAAGGCTATCGCATCGAAGGTTAATCTTCCCAGTCCGACGAACTTCGTCGGACTTTCAAAGGAGCTTATTCATGAGAGTTCTGCACACTATGTTGCGCGTAAGTAATCTTCAAGCGGCGCTTGATTTTTATATTCGCGTTCTAGACATGCGATTATTAAGGCACAAAGACTATTTGGAGGGACGATTCACATTAGCCTTCATTGGTTATGGCGCCGAGCAAGACAATACAGTATTGGAGCTGACTCATAACTGGGATCAAGATAATTACAATTTGGGTGATGCTTATGGTCATGTTGCCATTGAAGTCATGGACGCGGCCGCAATTTGTGATCGTGCAAAAGCACTCGGTTACAAGGTTCTCCGTGAGGCTGGTCATATGAATTTCGGACGCGCCATCATTGCATTTTTACAGGATCCAGATGGCTTTAAGGTTGAGTTAATTCAAAAAGGAACTCAGTTCGACTGAAAGCTATATATCTAGCAAATATGTCCTTCCTGTATGGCCTAAAATTACAGTTACGACTGCCTGGATTATGGATAAACCAGAAGGCCC
It contains:
- a CDS encoding efflux transporter outer membrane subunit, encoding MQSTANSTVNPMRLFKRPHRLALFFSFISTALLLCSCATKHVEQLSADPKVPAQWEAPMPDSRRATELKNWWKSQNEPELVTLIEAANEVSPNIASALARIERAKASQVQDLSSLLPELTATMSRNKSYSPLANGAYTQTQTGVQVSWALDLAKLNGSQLSSGQAGLESADAQWHNARILVAAEVADLYYASRICQRQSELYNRDAESYERSVQMMLRSLQAGMAADGELAAERYNAAQVMGQLQKQQATCELQIKGLVALTGQSEPSLRQLLQPAWQRPLSLASFSVSAIPAQALSQRPDVYVAELDVIQAQARVMQAQANRLPRLSLEGFVGRSSIDAGDVSVRNATSWTFGPLALNLPIFDAGRRAADQRAAEEDLNASISAYHARVRLAVREIEEALVQLDSADQRLCYSRVAAEQAAIRLQSSERLLQEGMLSPFELEELRRKARAAEQDSLALDLEGRRAWTTLYRAVGGGFDRSSMNTESKP
- a CDS encoding efflux RND transporter periplasmic adaptor subunit; amino-acid sequence: MTQPTPLNTEARMRPSPFYVIALALTLPLFMTACGPTELPAVAEASKPALTVSLATPTLQPVSNVISANGSVAAWQEAIIGPEINGLRVEEVLVQVGDRVRKGQPLARFARDTVENDRMLAEAALHEASAAAGEARADGQRARNLEDSGNLSAQRIQQLLTQEQTTQARLETARAQLALQKLRLSQTVLRAPDDGIVAARSATIGSVPAQGNEMFRLIRQGRLEWRAELAAQQLEQIRPGQKAMITSPGGSTWSGVVRLVAPTIDPSSRRGMVYVDIDSAKAGEEGFIPPGAYVSGELMTGIQRAMMVPQSAVVARDGFHLVFVVSKDMQVSALKVSVGRIFGDQQEVLSGLKGAERIVASGGAFLNNGDRVRLASSPANPDQH
- a CDS encoding efflux RND transporter permease subunit, producing MNLSTWSIRSPIPSILLFLILSIAGLYAFHGMKVQNFPDMDLPTVSVSAALPGAAPPQLETEVARKLEDSISSVQGLKNLRSTIQDGMVSISAEFRLEKPVQEAVDDVRSAVQRVRADLPTDLRDPIVSKLNIIGSPILAFSISSSNMDESELSWYVDNTLSRNLRGIRGVGSVTRVGGLSREIQVELDPLKLEAIGVTAAEISQQLRNVQTDATGGLVDLGHSKQPLRLMARVKSADELTAVELSAPGGQHFRLGEVASIKDTVAERNSLALLDGKPVVGFEIARAKGAGEVEVGDGVQQAIAQLRRERPDLQITQVFDFVQTAQDEFDASMSILYEGALLAILIVFLFLRDVRATLISAAALPLSVLPAFIVMDMMGFSLNAVTLLALSLVIGLLVDDAIVEVENIERHITLGKTPLQAAKDAASEIGLAVVATTFALIAVFLPTAFMDGIAGRFFKQFGWTAALAVFASLVVARLLTPMMAAYLMKAHSRPQRDPFWMPAYLRISQWALGHRWITLFMAGGFFVGSLMLIPLLPQGFFPPDDNSQTQVTLELPPGATLAQTQAKAEDARRRLESLPHVQRIFTTIGGGSAGSTSGEESKPEMRVAMLTVLLDPRKERPKKNVIEAQIRTQMAELAGVRSKVGFGNSGEKYQLVLAGDDPRLLAEAADTVQQDLRNLPGLGNISSNTGLVRNEIILRPDFAKAAELGVTGTAIADTLRVATVGDYDQLLAKLNLEQRQIPIVVKLSRDVREDMRLLERLTVRGAKGPVLLNQVVQLEQNGGPARLSRINRARSVIIDVELSGMPLGDLTAQVATLPSIRNLPGGVHQVTQGDEEMMRELFTGFGVAMFSGVLAIYVVLVLLFKDFFQPVTILAALPLSLGGAFVGLLLAGQAFSLSSLIGLVMLMGIATKNSILLVDYAIEARRGHPGPDGVATEQPMGRTEALIDACHKRARPVIMTTLAMGAGMLPVALGLGSADPSFRSPMAVAVIGGLITSTVLSLLVIPAVYTIIDDLQSWLRKLPTILSSEKVSFKKKAGFGLLGLVLLYWLAFPIIPFLEIPNKIAVMSVLVVVGEVLFLIAIALLGKEYWEQIKQWARSKFRKRKR
- a CDS encoding LysR family transcriptional regulator — its product is MKLSQLSFFCAVVEHGTIAAAAAQLHCVPSNITTRLRELEGQLDVVLFNREKNRLLVTPEGRLLYRNAKQILAMTADTQSLFSSEKPHGVLRVGALDVALANHLPPRLSRYRRENPTVELHIRPEHSMLLERLLMEGEMDLILTDGPIEHPLLASRLAFRERLLLVTPTKLSAPSTEELEHLELYVFGHTCHYRRQVDHWLETCDIKPRVALEIESYPNIFACIEAGLGFACVPESVVNQFSLTHKGFYAQHIQGLGSSDIHFVWRKQQASPLIQGFIESIESTL
- a CDS encoding putative quinol monooxygenase; this encodes MTYHVLVQFDVPSDKREAFVSAGLFDANSSLEKEPGTLRFEVIRDQHNRNRFYLDEVYVDEAAFLQHCKNETIARFNELIDDYALGPVFLFKGYRIEG
- the gloA gene encoding lactoylglutathione lyase; its protein translation is MRVLHTMLRVSNLQAALDFYIRVLDMRLLRHKDYLEGRFTLAFIGYGAEQDNTVLELTHNWDQDNYNLGDAYGHVAIEVMDAAAICDRAKALGYKVLREAGHMNFGRAIIAFLQDPDGFKVELIQKGTQFD